The following are encoded in a window of Castanea sativa cultivar Marrone di Chiusa Pesio chromosome 5, ASM4071231v1 genomic DNA:
- the LOC142634520 gene encoding beta-fructofuranosidase, insoluble isoenzyme CWINV1-like, which translates to MAASSKCLLLFISLLLGHGVLQPEAAADNQPYRTSYHFQPPKNWMNGPMLYKEIYHLFFQYNPKGAVWGNIVWGHSTSTDLVNWTPHEAAIYPSQPSDINGCWSGSATILPEGRPVILYTGIDPNNHQVQNLAMPKNLSDPFLREWVKSQDNPLMAPNSYNKINSSSFRDPTTGWLGRDGYWRVIIGSKINQKGLAILYKSKDFVHWEEAKKPLYSSKKSGMWECPDFYPVLIKSPLGIDTSIDGPNTKHVLKVSLDDTKHDYYKIGSYNQNKDIFIPDNGPFHKNSGLRYDYGKFYASKTFFEGNSKHRRILWGWVNESSSVEDDIKKGWSGVQAIPRSIWLDNSGKQLVQWPIKEIETLRLKEVNLPKQVLKGGSVLEVSGVTAAQADVIITFEITELSKAEVLDPSWTDPQLLCSRKGASVKGGIGPFGLLVLASKGLQEYTAVFYRIFKSHNKYVVLMCGDQSRSSLNHENDETTYGAFVDVDPVHEKLSLRSLIDHSIVESFGGEGKACITARVYPTLATDAEAHLYAFNNGTGNVGITTLSAWSMKKAQIN; encoded by the exons ATGGCTGCATCTTCTAAATGTCTGTTGCTCTTCATCTCCCTCCTCCTTGGCCATGGTGTTCTTCAGCCTGAGGCTGCTGCAGATAATCAACCTTACAGAACTTCTTATCACTTTCAACCTCCCAAAAATTGGATGAATG GGCCAATGTTATATAAGGAAATTTACCATCTATTCTTTCAATATAATCCCAAAGGCGCAGTTTGGGGCAACATTGTTTGGGGTCACTCTACATCAACGGATCTTGTGAATTGGACCCCACATGAAGCCGCCATCTATCCATCACAACCGTCTGATATCAACGGCTGCTGGTCGGGTTCCGCCACGATCCTCCCCGAGGGTCGACCGGTCATTCTCTACACCGGAATAGACCCTAACAACCACCAAGTCCAGAACTTGGCCATGCCCAAAAACCTTTCTGATCCATTCCTTAGGGAATGGGTTAAGTCCCAAGATAATCCACTAATGGCCCCTAATTCCTATAACAAAATCAATTCATCCTCATTCAGAGACCCAACCACCGGTTGGCTAGGCCGTGATGGGTATTGGAGAGTAATCATTGGGagcaaaattaatcaaaaaggATTAGCAATTCTTTATAAGAGCAAAGATTTTGTTCATTGGGAAGAAGCTAAAAAACCACTTTATTCGTCCAAAAAATCAGGAATGTGGGAGTGTCCAGATTTTTATCCAGTTTTGATCAAAAGCCCACTTGGTATTGACACATCAATTGATGGTCCCAATACTAAACATGTGCTCAAGGTGAGCTTAGATGATACAAAACATGATTACTACAAGATTGGAAGTTATAATCAGAACAAGGATATCTTTATTCCGGATAACGGACCGTTCCATAAAAACTCTGGATTAAGATATGATTATGGAAAATTTTATGCCTCAAAGACTTTCTTCGAAGGAAACTCAAAGCATAGAAGGATCTTATGGGGCTGGGTTAATGAATCTTCGAGTGTAGAGGATGACATCAAGAAGGGATGGTCTGGAGTTCAG GCAATTCCAAGGAGTATTTGGCTTGATAATTCTGGAAAACAATTGGTGCAATGGCCAATAAAAGAAATCGAAACGCTGCGTTTAAAAGAAGTCAACTTGCCTAAGCAAGTACTTAAGGGAGGATCAGTCCTTGAAGTTTCTGGTGTCACTGCAGCCCag GCAGATGTGATTATTACATTTGAGATAACAGAGCTCAGTAAAGCTGAAGTGCTGGATCCAAGTTGGACCGACCCACAATTGCTTTGTAGCCGAAAGGGTGCATCAGTTAAAGGTGGTATTGGGCCATTTGGGCTACTAGTATTGGCTTCAAAGGGCCTACAAGAATATACAGCAGtgttttatagaatttttaaaaGCCACAACAAATATGTGGTGCTTATGTGCGGTGACCAAAGCag ATCTTCCTTGAATCATGAAAATGATGAGACCACATATGGAGCTTTTGTGGATGTGGACCCTGTTCACGAGAAGCTGTCACTCAGAAGCTTG ATTGATCACTCTATAGTGGAGAGCTTTGGTGGAGAAGGAAAAGCTTGCATTACAGCTAGAGTTTATCCCACATTGGCTACGGATGCTGAGGCCCACTTATATGCTTTCAATAATGGTACTGGGAACGTTGGGATCACAACATTGAGTGCTTGGAGTATGAAGAAAGCTCAAATCAATTGA